A DNA window from Drosophila biarmipes strain raj3 chromosome 2R, RU_DBia_V1.1, whole genome shotgun sequence contains the following coding sequences:
- the LOC108026666 gene encoding queuosine salvage protein has product MTGGKLNPRESGAHIVEHAQHVRVLPAGIEKLAQEILKGLKEKRIAVENFSQHELHPNPNTNLPEDYSKAADWVFVLDTLNFCFWTPNNYTKYKVEGYTGYFALCAAVKRAIKEGLDVINPKFYSQIDLKTLQSIFRSDDGETEIPLIQKRLEALHEVGKVLIEKYEGSFENVIKKADKSAVRLLELIVEEFPCFRDEAEFAGKRVSILKRAQILVGDVWSCYRGQGLGYFQDIDQITMFADYRVPQVLVHFGSLEYTDELMEFLKTDTVLENGDPREVEIRGASIYIIEQVRDAVVKILQEQHPEISLDNVNSIVIDQYLWDYRRQHNADLEHIPFHKVLSIYY; this is encoded by the exons ATGACTGGAGGCAAGCTCAATCCGCGGGAATCTGGAGCCCATATCGTAGAGCATGCCCAACACGTTCGTGTCCTGCCCGCCGGCATTGAAAAACTAGCCCAGGAAATCTTAAAAGGTCTGAAAGAAAAGCGCATTGCTGTGGAGAACTTCTCGCAGCATGAATTGCACCCCAATCCGAACACAAATCTGCCGGAGGATTACTCCAAGGCAGCCGATTGGGTCTTCGTGCTGGACACCCTCAACTTTTGCTTCTGGACACCCA ATAACTACACCAAATACAAGGTCGAAGGCTACACCGGGTACTTTGCTCTATGTGCCGCTGTTAAGAGAGCTATCAAAGAAGGCCTGGATGTTATCAATCCCAAGTTCTACTCGCAGATTGATCTTAAAACCCTGCAGAGCATTTTCCGTTCTGACGATGGGGAGACCGAGATTCCCCTGATCCAAAAGCGCCTAGAGGCGCTCCACGAAGTGGGAAAAGTTCTAATCGAGAAGTACGAAGGCAGTTTTGAGAATGTCATCAAGAAAGCCGACAAATCAGCGGTGCGTCTGCTGGAGCTCATTGTGGAGGAGTTTCCATGCTTCCGCGACGAGGCGGAATTCGCCGGAAAGAGGGTTTCCATCTTGAAGCGGGCCCAGATCCTGGTGGGCGACGTGTGGTCCTGCTACCGAGGACAAGGACTGGGCTACTTCCAAGACATCGATCAGATAACCATGTTTGCTGACTACCGCGTTCCCCAGGTACTGGTGCACTTCGGCAGCTTGGAGTACACCGACGAGCTAATGGAGTTCCTCAAAACGGACACCGTTCTGGAGAACGGCGATCCCCGGGAGGTGGAGATACGCGGCGCATCCATTTACATCATCGAACAAGTCCGAGATGCGGTGGTCAAGATACTTCAGGAGCAGCACCCAGAAATCTCACTGGACAATGTGAACTCCATTGTGATCGATCAGTACCTGTGGGACTACCGGCGTCAGCACAACGCCGACTTGGAGCACATCCCCTTCCACAAGGTGCTGAGCATCTACTACTAG